A single region of the Populus nigra chromosome 2, ddPopNigr1.1, whole genome shotgun sequence genome encodes:
- the LOC133682691 gene encoding nodulin homeobox isoform X3, which yields MRLAKEELSMAEQVIDLISAVKELHGLSSQELNKLLRDSENFTIHFHSEKGSTTKIDVEKLAGFLPLHLIAVLMSSDRDESLLRYLLCGIRLLHSLCDLGPRNSKLEQVLLDDVKVSEQLLDLVFYLLIVLSGYRQENLNSCSLLLVHSALVASSLHLLSGCISSQWQDLVQVLLAHPKVDIFMDAAFGAVHVAIRFLQVKLSDQHTGLHVKSPTAEQIVKYICQQCEASLQTLQSLCQQKMFRERLLRNKELCGRGGVLFLAQAILKLNITPPFVDSFTVVAAVSRLKAKVLSILLHLCEAESISYLDEVASSPWSLDLAKSVVLEILELLKAALSKDPNHLSPCSDRTFPMGLLRLNAMRLADIFSDDSNFRSYITTCFTKVLTAIFSLPHGDFLSIWCSSEFPPREEDGTLEYDAFTAAGWFLDTFAAANQSNAINLEVTLIPSNMPQAMYAHQRTSLFVKLIANLHCFVPNICEEQERNLFLHKFLECMRMDPSKSLPGFSFTSGALRAVTVCRNLRSLLSHAESLIPNFLNEEDVQLLRVFFNQLQSLINPTDFEENQVQEIKSERSMSLDKFSRLTIDEHLQEAQSTGAYGSPMVMKEPSHLYNRTDIQKEEMSENTAIQEEEKPSFKNRNQAQDAIKEDKAKPGACVSDVLREIDRDAHTVETSGSDTSSTRGKTYAGQVVNGDFLKSSEHIKRNGCQGVCGGEKVESPRFEEKQPRKRKRTIMNDHQITLMEKALLDEPEMQRNAAALQSWADKLSLHGSEVTPSQLKNWLNNRKARLARAGKDVRAPMEVDNTFPEKQVGQAQRQDTPESPSEDNITSSARGLQNTSEIGVFGDPEAGIGLADFVDIGASEFVQCKPGQFVVLVDGQGEEIGKGKVYQVQGKWYGRILEESEMCVVDVTELKTEKWVRLPYPSETTGMSFYEAEQKIGVMRVLWDSNKIYMSRPQC from the exons ATGAGGCTTGCCAAGGAAGAACTGTCTATGGCTGAACAA GTCATTGATTTAATTTCAGCAGTGAAAGAGTTACACGGTCTTAGCTCTCAGGAGCTTAACAAATTGTTAAGGGACTCTGAAAATTTTACAATTCACTTTCATTCTGAAAAGGGATCAACGACAAAG ATTGATGTGGAAAAACTGGCAGGCTTTCTTCCTTTACACCTTATTGCAGTGCTTATGTCATCTGATAGAGATGAATCGCTGTTGAGATATTTGTTGTGCGGGATTCGGCTTTTGCATTCCTTGTGTGATCTAGGACCTCGGAACAGTAAACTTGAGCAG GTTTTGCTTGATGATGTTAAAGTATCAGAGCAGCTGCTGGATCTGGTGTTTTATTTACTAATTGTTCTTAGTGGTTATAGACAG GAAAACCTTAATTCATGCTCTTTGTTACTTGTGCATTCAGCACTTGTAGCATCCAGTCTACATTTATTGTCAGGATGTATATCTTCACAATGGCAAGATCTTGTTCAAGTATTGCTTGCTCACCCCAAG GTTGACATATTTATGGATGCAGCTTTTGGTGCTGTTCATGTAGCCATTAGGTTTCTTCAGGTCAAGCTATCAGATCAACATACTGGCCTTCATGTGAAAAGTCCAACAGCTGAACAAATAGTTAAATATATCTGCCAGCAATGTGAGGCTTCTTTACAGACTCTTCAGTCATTGTGCCAGCAAAAGATGTTCCGCGAGCGCCTTCTTAGGAACAAG GAACTATGTGGAAGGGGAGGTGTTCTTTTTCTGGCCCAGGCCATCTTGAAGTTAAACATCACGCCTCCTTTTGTAGATTCTTTCACAGTTGTAGCTGCAGTATCTAGACTGAAGGCTAAAGTATTATCGATT CTATTGCATCTGTGTGAAGCAGAAAGCATTTCTTACCTTGATGAGGTTGCAAGCTCTCCATGGAGCCTTGATTTGGCAAAGTCTGTAGTATTAGAG ATTCTTGAATTACTGAAGGCTGCACTTAGCAAAGATCCCAATCATCTTAGTCCATGTTCAGACAGAACTTTTCCCATGGGGCTTTTGCGACTCAATGCAATGCGTCTGGCTGATATCTTCTCAGATGATTCAAATTTTAGATCTTATATCACAACATGCTTT ACCAAAGTTCTGACTGCTATATTTTCGCTCCCTCATGgagattttttatcaatttggtGTTCTTCTGAATTTCCACCAAGAGAAGAAGATGGTACTCTGGAGTATGATGCATTTACAGCAGCTGGGTGGTTTTTGGACACATTTGCAGCAGCAAACCAATCAAATGCAATAAATTTAGAAGTCACTTTAATTCCCAGCAACATGCCCCAAGCTATGTATGCACATCAGAGAACTTCATTATTTGTGAAGCTAATTGCCAACCTCCACTGTTTTGTTCCAAACATATGTGAAG AGCAGGAAAGAAACTTGTTCCTTCATAAGTTTCTGGAGTGCATGCGGATGGACCCATCTAAGTCATTGCCTGGGTTTTCCTTTACTTCTGGTGCTCTAAGAGCCGTAACAGTTTGCAGGAACCTTC GTTCATTGTTAAGTCATGCAGAGTCTCTAATTCCTAACTTTTTGAATGAGGAGGATGTACAGCTGCTAAG gGTATTCTTTAACCAGTTACAATCACTGATTAATCCTACtgattttgaagaaaaccaAGTTCAA GAAATCAAATCTGAGAGGTCAATGTCTTTGGATAAGTTCTCTAGACTTACTATTGATGAGCATCTTCAG GAAGCTCAAAGCACTGGGGCATACGGATCACCTATGGTGATGAAGGAACCTTCACATCTTTACAACAGGACAGATATCCAAAAAGAGGAAATGTCAGAGAATACAGCTATCCAAGAAGAGGAGAAGCCCAGTTTCAAAAATAGGAATCAAGCACAAGATGCAATTAAGGAAGACAAAGCTAAACCTGGTGCATGTGTATCTGATGTTTTAAGAGAGATTGATAGAGATGCTCATACTGTTGAAACAAGTGGTTCGGATACAAGTTCCACTAGAGGGAAGACTTATGCAGGTCAAGTGGTGAATGGTGACTTCCTAAAATCAAGTGAGCATATAAAACGAAATGGTTGTCAGGGAGTTTGTGGTGGTGAGAAAGTTGAAAGTCCTCGTTTTGAAGAAAAGCAGCCAAGAAAAAGGAAGCGGACTATTATGAATGACCATCAAATCACACTTATGGAGAAAGCCCTGCTAGATGAACCTGAGATGCAGAGAAATGCAGCAGCGTTACAGTCATGGGCTGATAAATTGAGTCTTCAT GGATCAGAAGTTACACCTTCACAACTGAAAAATTG GCTCAACAATCGCAAAGCGAGGTTAGCTCGTGCAGGCAAGGATGTCCGTGCACCAATGGAGGTTGATAATACATTTCCAGAAAAACAAGTTGGACAAGCGCAGCGGCAGGACACACCTGAGAGCCCCAGTGAAGACAACATCACATCGAGTGCAAGAGGCCTTCAAAACACATCAGAAATTGGCGTGTTTGGAGATCCCGAGGCTGGGATAGGATTGGCAGACTTTGTTGACATTGGTGCTTCAGAATTTGTTCAGTGCAAGCCAGGGCAGTTTGTTGTGCTTGTAGACGGGCAAGGAGAAGAGATTGGTAAGGGAAAGGTATATCAGGTGCAAGGCAAATGGTATGGAAGGATATTGGAGGAATCAGAGATGTGTGTCGTGGATGTTACAGAGCTCAAGACTGAGAAATGGGTGAGGCTTCCATACCCATCCGAAACCACAGGCATGTCATTTTATGAAGCTGAACAGAAGATTGGGGTGATGAGAGTGTTGTGGGATTCGAACAAAATATACATGTCACGACCTCAATGCTAG